TTCATTAATGTATACAAAACAAAAAGTTTATACAAAACGCAAAAACGAAGTACCAACCTATTATTCAGAGCATTCCAGCGTTAAAAACAGCCAATGCGCAACGGGTTGTATCATTGAAGGAAGCTTGGATAGCAGTTTGATTTCAAGAAGATCAATTGTTAAAAAAGGAGCCAAAGTGAAACAAACGATCGTGATGTCAAATGCTCAAATAGAAGAAAATGCAATAGTCGAATATGCCATATTAGATAAAAATGTTAAGGTCAGGGCTGGTGTCAAAATTTCTGGTACAGCACAAAATCCTGTCGTGATTGAAAAGAATCAAGTGGTTGAACAAGATGTTATTGGGGGAAATGAGTGATGAAGGTCTTATTTGCAGCTGCAGAATGCGCCCCTTTTTTTAAAACAGGAGGGTTAGGTGATGTAGCAGGTGCACTACCTAAAGAATTAGCTAAAAAAGGGGCGGAACTTTCTGTTGTTTTGCCGTATTTTACCAAGATGCCGGAAACATTTAAAACACAATGTGACGACCTAACCAACTTTTACGTGGAGGTTGGTTGGCGGCATCAATTGTGTGGAATCAAGCGTTTAGAGATGAACGATGTGACGTATTATTTTATTGATAATTCATATTATTTTGATCGTGAAAACCTATATGGTTATGATGATGACGGTGAACGTTTTGCCTTCTTTTCTTTAGCAATCATTGAAATGTTGGAGAAAATCGACTTGTTCCCTGATGTTATCCATGTCAATGATTTTCATACAGCGATGATTCCTTTTTTATTAAAGGAAAAATACCAATGGATCGAAGCCTATCGTTCAATCAAGACTTTGTTAACGATTCATAATATTGAATTTCAAGGGGCCTATAGCCAAGATTTATTGCCAGATTATTTTGGTATGGGACTTGATCGTTATTATGATGGTGCTGCCCGTTTTGGTGATGGCGTTAATTACTTAAAAACTGGGATCTTATACGCTGATCGAGTGAATACAGTCAGTCCATCTTACGCAGAAGAAATCAAAACACCTGAATTTGGTTTTGGTCTAGACGGCGTTTTACGCTTAGAACAAGAAAAATTAAGCGGCATTTTAAATGGAATCGACTATGAGATGAATAATCCAGAAACAGATAAATCAATCCCTGCAAATTTTTCGATACACGACCTTACAGGTAAAAAGAAAAACAAACAAGCACTGCAAATGAAAATGGCGTTGCCTGTTCGAGACGATGTACCGTTGATCGGTATCGTCAGTCGTTTAACGTTTCAAAAAGGATTTCATTTGATTTTAGATGATTTAGCGAAACTTTTGGAAAAAGATGTGCAACTGGTACTACTTGGAACCGGTGACCCTGGGATTGAACAGTCGTTCGACTATTTTTCTGATCATTATCCGACTAAATTTAAGACGAAGATCATGTTTGATGTTGATTTGGCACAATTGATTTATGCTGGTTCTGATCTCTTTATGATGCCCTCTGCAACAGAACCTTGCGGCTTGTCCCAAATGATTGCCATGCGTTATGGCACTTTACCGATCGTTCATGAAATTGGCGGTTTGAAAGATAGCGTGATTCCCTTTAATCCAGTCACAAAAGCAGGAACGGGCTTTGGTTTCTCTGATTTTAGTTCCTATTACTTAATGTATAGCACAAATATGGCAATCGATTTGTATTGGAATGATCAGAAAAACTGGAAACAATTGATGAAATCAGCAATGGCAAAGGATTTTAGCTGGGAAAAATCTAGTCGATTATACTTGGATTTATATCAAAAGATGGTTAATCCACTTAAATTATAGTTGACGTTATAAGCGAATCAGGTTATACTTTTAGCGAGAAATGAATAGCCAAAGAAAGCCATAGAGGTGTTTTTGTGAGTGTAAGTATCTAACTAGAGGAAATGAATAGCTGAAGAATAAACAACCATTTTTTGATGGCTTCTTTAGCATACCTATGTTGATACCTATCTTAACTCATATAAAAATACCTGATAGACTGTAGTATATCTATCTTTATTTATTGATTCATGAGGGATGAAGGGACGCTTCATCCCTTTTTTATGTATTTTCTTAATCAATAAAACGTATAAACAGCTACAGGGAATTTCTTTGACCTATTCAAAAGAAGATAGGTATCTCTTAAAAGAGAAGGAGATACTAATGAATCAAGAAACATATAATAAAACGCAATTTAATACAATCAAAGAAAAACTAATGACTTATGCAATCAGCTACTACGGAAAAGAGCGAATCAAAGGATTACAGCCAAGTAGTCATATCGCTGTTGTCAAAAAACGTTTACAAGAAACCTCAGAAGCAAAGGCCTTGCTCCTAGCAAATCTACACGTCCCATTTATGGGCTTAAACAACATTGAACATCTAACCAACCAAGTCGAAAAAGGCTTTATTTTAGAGCCAAATGAGCTAGTCAGCTACGCAGATTTTCTTAGGAGTAGTCGTTTGATCCAATCATTCATGCAAAAAAATCAGTTTATCGCACCACTTTTAGCTAGATATAGCGAATCGCTACAGCTTTTTTCTGAGATTGAAGATGAAATTTATCAGGTTATTCGTAATAATCAAGTGGAGAATGATGCCAGTCGTGAACTTCGTAAAATCCGTCGGGCTATTCAAGAATGTGAAAAAGAAATTGAGCTAAAATTAAGCTCATTTCTTAGAAATGCTCAAAATAAACCGAAAATCCAAGAAGCAATCGTCGTCAAGAAAAACGATCGTTATACGGTGCCGATCAAAGCAACGTATAAAAACCAAATTTCTGGAACGGTTGTAGATGCGTCTTCTAAAGGAACGACTGTCTTTGTTGAACCAGCAACAATAGCTAAGCTAAATGATAAATTATATCAGCTGAAAATGGAAGAAGCTACAGAAGTGTATCAAATTTTATCGACACTGACTGGTTTGATTGCGGAACAAATGAGTGCCATTCAATCAAATTTAGAAGTGGTTGCACAATATGATATGATCTTTGCGAAAGCAAAGTATAGTAGAGAAATCAACGGTATTGAACCTGAAATCAATCAAGATGGAGTCATTGAGTTGGTCAATGTGAAACACACTTTGTTAGGTGACTCGGCTGTTCCTTTGAATCTGTCACTAGGAAAAGAGTACCGAGGCCTGACAATCACTGGACCGAATGCGGGAGGAAAAACGGTTGTATTGAAAACCGT
The Enterococcus silesiacus DNA segment above includes these coding regions:
- a CDS encoding glycogen synthase; translated protein: MKVLFAAAECAPFFKTGGLGDVAGALPKELAKKGAELSVVLPYFTKMPETFKTQCDDLTNFYVEVGWRHQLCGIKRLEMNDVTYYFIDNSYYFDRENLYGYDDDGERFAFFSLAIIEMLEKIDLFPDVIHVNDFHTAMIPFLLKEKYQWIEAYRSIKTLLTIHNIEFQGAYSQDLLPDYFGMGLDRYYDGAARFGDGVNYLKTGILYADRVNTVSPSYAEEIKTPEFGFGLDGVLRLEQEKLSGILNGIDYEMNNPETDKSIPANFSIHDLTGKKKNKQALQMKMALPVRDDVPLIGIVSRLTFQKGFHLILDDLAKLLEKDVQLVLLGTGDPGIEQSFDYFSDHYPTKFKTKIMFDVDLAQLIYAGSDLFMMPSATEPCGLSQMIAMRYGTLPIVHEIGGLKDSVIPFNPVTKAGTGFGFSDFSSYYLMYSTNMAIDLYWNDQKNWKQLMKSAMAKDFSWEKSSRLYLDLYQKMVNPLKL
- a CDS encoding mannonate oxidoreductase — protein: MNQETYNKTQFNTIKEKLMTYAISYYGKERIKGLQPSSHIAVVKKRLQETSEAKALLLANLHVPFMGLNNIEHLTNQVEKGFILEPNELVSYADFLRSSRLIQSFMQKNQFIAPLLARYSESLQLFSEIEDEIYQVIRNNQVENDASRELRKIRRAIQECEKEIELKLSSFLRNAQNKPKIQEAIVVKKNDRYTVPIKATYKNQISGTVVDASSKGTTVFVEPATIAKLNDKLYQLKMEEATEVYQILSTLTGLIAEQMSAIQSNLEVVAQYDMIFAKAKYSREINGIEPEINQDGVIELVNVKHTLLGDSAVPLNLSLGKEYRGLTITGPNAGGKTVVLKTVGLIALQTMIGVQIIADPGTNIAIFDQVFVDIGDQQSIENALSTFSGHMQNISEILAKTKKNSLILLDEIGSGTEPNEGAALAIAIMEAFYKKGSILITTTHYGEIKRFSEQHEDFLTAAMAFDSENLLPKYQLILGEIGESNAFWIANKMNLDKEVVELAQNYLHDRNYSTKKAESLQKVKKQKEQAIFPAYEKGDRVLWTEQKKIGLVFEPVEMTEDVVIFVEDKKATVHKRQLKLDRSAKELYPPNYDLDSLFENYHERKKNRDLERGSKKAYKKLRKEMQLRQAKRKD